One genomic window of Cercospora beticola chromosome 5, complete sequence includes the following:
- a CDS encoding uncharacterized protein (antiSMASH:Cluster_7): MSSGKPFFAMKAGSCTQCGDQEPKHFLLPQHPHSRGNESPCKHNVSVCNCCWLKYLQLEVATAHAASQKQQKTNATEIKCVECQAPLRNIDIFMRGGSDVFDMYQSMRKSESTRAAESVAAKKGKAAATWAFFQKRILANSEQYNAFSEGKEKKNFSAA; the protein is encoded by the exons ATGTCTTCTGGAAAGCCCTTCTTTGCAATGAAGGCAGGAAGCTGCACCCAATGCGGTGACCAAGAACCAAAGCACTTTCTACTTCCCCAACACCCCCATAGTCGAGGCAACGAATCGCCTTGCAAACACAACGTCAGCGTCTGCAATTGCTGCTGGCTCAAATACCTCCAGCTCGAGGTCGCAACAGCCCACGCTGCGtcccagaagcagcagaagaccAATGCTACTGAGATCAAATGTGTGGAATGCCAGGCGCCTTTACGGAACATCGACATCTTCATGAGGGGAGGCTCGGACGTTTTTGACAT GTATCAGTCGATGCGGAAGTCGGAATCGACTCGAGCTGCCGAGTCGGTCGCTGCAAAGAAGGGGAAAGCTGCGGCCACCTGGGCCTTCTTCCAGAAAAGAATTCTGGCTAACTCTGAACAATACAACGCCTTTAGCGAgggaaaggagaagaagaacttTTCCGCAGCCTAG